The following are from one region of the Quercus robur chromosome 1, dhQueRobu3.1, whole genome shotgun sequence genome:
- the LOC126689329 gene encoding uncharacterized protein LOC126689329, whose amino-acid sequence MAAALECWSSRASTDEDMVEQVLMRTNDRSEGSPKGISSAGSGGVAGAGAGASKESSAMQKRLQKLSRNVSEALASFKNTLNLDSARDVPPLSSPTTTTTTSSSSKVESCRKVVWGSVVRNLTQLYPGSQLPEKLVSNIRKHYDSLPLSYAQAGFDMKEVFLHIKLIEEASGDDQPAMLIQEASDDEAQGEGCAYKLTFACNSSISWPAMSGALDNVSICCKKIQIFEKKGFTLGVVILLVQAGQEKSFKTRVENALKYAIKKPKTSTVKLPFGLCGCQEESTRGRDFGEIEEEPGDQNFRNGIENLNTNIQLQMPLPTSSFVVSVDEWQTIQSGGDEIGKWLLSSDSLEFIDQIGPNSFKGVYKGKRVGIEKLKGCDKGNSYEFELRKDLLELMTCGHRNILQFYGVCVDENHGLCVVTKLMEGGSVHDLLLKSKKLQSKEIIRIAVDVAEGIKFMNDHGVAYRDLNTQRILLDRHGNACLGDTGIVAACKSVGEAMEYETDGYRWLAPEIIAGDPESVSETWMSNAYSFGMVIWEIVTGEAAYSAYSPVQAAVGIAACGLRPEIPKDCPQILKSLMTKCWNNIPAKRPQFSDILSILLRPNNNSNNNNR is encoded by the exons ATGGCTGCTGCGCTGGAGTGCTGGTCGAGCCGAGCCAGTACTGACGAGGACATGGTGGAGCAGGTGCTGATGAGAACGAACGACAGATCGGAGGGCTCGCCCAAGGGGATCTCCTCAGCTGGCTCGGGAGGCGTAGCCGGAGCTGGAGCTGGAGCCAGTAAGGAGTCTTCGGCAATGCAGAAGCGGCTACAGAAGCTGAGCCGGAACGTGTCGGAGGCACTCGCTTCGTTCAAGAACACGCTGAATCTGGACTCCGCACGTGACGTGCCACCTCTCTCTTCcccgacgacgacgacgacgacgtcGTCTTCGTCAAAGGTGGAGAGCTGTAGAAAGGTGGTGTGGGGTAGCGTTGTAAGGAACCTCACTCAGTTGTACCCAGGTAGCCAGCTCCCTGAGAAGCTCGTCTCCAACATTCGCAAGCATTATGATTCATTGCCACTCAG TTATGCCCAAGCGGGATTTGATATGAAAGAAGTGTTTCTTCATATTAAGTTGATAGAGGAGGCATCAGGGGATGACCAACCAGCGATGTTGATTCAAGAGGCGTCAGATGATGAAGCTCAAGGTGAAGGGTGTGCATATAAGCTCACATTTGCTTGTAACTCTTCGATTTCATGGCCGGCGATGTCGGGGGCATTGGATAATGTCTCCATTTGCTGCAAGAAGATACAGATCTTTGAAAAGAAGGGGTTTACTCTTGGGGTTGTTATTCTTCTGGTTCAAGCTGGGCAAGAGAAATCCTTCAAGACCCGGGTCGAAAATGCTCTTAAATATGCTATTAAGAAGCCGAAAACTAGTACAGTGAAGCTCCCATTTGGGCTTTGTGGGTGTCAGGAAGAGAGCACCAGAGGGAGAGACTTTGGGGAGATTGAAGAAGAACCTGGTGACCAGAATTTTAGAAATGGGATTGAAAATTTGAACACTAATATTCAACTTCAGATGCCATTACCAACTTCGTCTTTCGTTGTTTCAGTCGATGAATGGCAAACGATTCAGTCAGGAGGAGATGAGATTGGGAAATGGCTGTTGAGCTCGGATAGTCTTGAGTTTATTGATCAGATTGGACCCAATTCGTTTAAGGGAGTTTACAAGGGCAAAAGGGTTGGAATTGAGAAGCTTAAGGGGTGTGACAAGGGGAATTCTTATGAATTTGAGCTCCGAAAGGATCTGTTGGAGCTGATGACTTGTGGACATCGAAACATTCTGCAATTCTATGGTGTATGTGTCGATGAAAATCATGGGTTGTGTGTGGTGACAAAGTTGATGGAAGGTGGATCAGTTCATGACTTATTGCTAAAGAGCAAGAAGCTTCAGAGTAAGGAAATTATCAGAATTGCTGTTGATGTAGCCGAGGGTATTAAGTTCATGAATGATCATGGTGTTGCATATAGAGACCTAAATACGCAAAGGATTTTGTTGGACAGGCATGGAAATGCTTGCTTGGGGGATACAGGTATTGTTGCTGCCTGCAAGAGTGTTGGTGAGGCCATGGAGTATGAAACTGATGGTTATCGGTGGCTAGCTCCAGAG ATAATTGCAGGCGACCCGGAGAGTGTTTCTGAGACATGGATGAGTAATGCATATAGTTTTGGGATGGTAATATGGGAGATAGTGACTGGTGAGGCTGCTTATTCTGCATATTCACCTGTGCAAGCAGCAGTTGGGATTGCTGCTTGTGGCCTTAGGCCAGAGATCCCCAAGGACTGCCCACAAATTCTAAAATCTTTGATGACAAAGTGCTGGAACAATATTCCTGCAAAGCGTCCTCAATTTTCTGATATTTTATCGATATTGCTGCGGCcaaacaacaacagcaacaacaataacaggtaa